One part of the Bacteroidia bacterium genome encodes these proteins:
- a CDS encoding NUDIX domain-containing protein: protein MQENGNTLWHKINVAVDGVVFGYESKELFVLLIKQKFGPFKDIWSLPGGFMLPDESLMDAIQREIKEESGIKVDYLEQLYTFGDQLDRDPRGRVISVSYFALVNPKGLRLKADTDASDARWFSINKLPKLAYDHSKIMQVALDRLQAKIHYQPIGFNLLKKEFPFSDLENLYMTILGNEIDRRNFRKKILSFKFVEETEKIISEGRGRPGKLYKFNKKKYREFESKGFHFDIKMAQGR from the coding sequence ATGCAAGAGAACGGAAATACCTTATGGCATAAGATCAATGTTGCAGTTGATGGAGTTGTTTTTGGCTATGAGTCCAAAGAATTATTCGTACTCCTGATCAAGCAGAAGTTTGGTCCCTTTAAGGATATCTGGTCCCTGCCCGGAGGATTTATGCTGCCCGATGAATCTCTCATGGACGCCATTCAGCGAGAGATCAAAGAAGAAAGTGGAATTAAGGTCGATTACCTCGAACAGTTGTACACCTTTGGGGATCAACTCGACCGCGATCCCAGAGGGCGAGTGATCAGTGTGAGTTATTTCGCATTGGTCAATCCCAAAGGCCTCCGCCTCAAAGCAGATACCGATGCCTCTGATGCCAGATGGTTTAGTATAAACAAACTTCCAAAGCTTGCCTATGATCACAGCAAGATCATGCAAGTAGCCTTGGATCGCCTCCAGGCAAAAATCCACTACCAACCCATCGGCTTCAACCTCCTAAAAAAAGAATTCCCCTTTTCCGATCTCGAAAATCTCTACATGACCATTCTTGGAAATGAGATCGATCGCAGAAACTTCCGCAAAAAGATATTGAGTTTCAAATTTGTAGAGGAAACGGAAAAAATCATCAGTGAAGGTCGTGGCCGTCCTGGTAAGCTCTACAAATTCAACAAAAAGAAATACCGGGAATTCGAATCCAAAGGTTTTCATTTTGATATCAAAATGGCTCAGGGGAGGTAG
- a CDS encoding YCF48-related protein: MKRIAYLCISFLLTYSFSLPAQQNWRWQNPFPSGNRINDSESPSKDVIMMVGDAGTVLKSTDGGQSWKRINTGIRGNLLAIASFGPDTAYAVGADGVIIKTTDCGESWRKLISGRGEDLNGVDILTKDIIIAVGDSGTILRSFDGGENWAYQPFPGLGSNLNDVFFPSPDFGMIVGDSFPPFGGPPIITTSDSGISFSPFGQDPNLANFSFNSVFIPKKNPAKAVLVGNRGTIVSTTNGGSSWNTPIFPVTVALKDVWFFTDDDGFATGPGGVLLRTNNCGDSWTQIVSPINRDINTVIFPDSTRGYFGGGFGGMFRTDDGGTTFSTLQNGFFPQLNDVAFLDDSFGIAVGRFGSILRTSDGGEAWNSINAGTIDPFEAIGTTENSPTTQFWAAGGTFGDSARIFLSSDSGLSWTPQPIPSPFKLFGITFSDSLNGTAVGLNGIIYCTKNGGKNWSKKNSNVNEWLLDVSMPNDSCAFVVGGIGRILRTKDSGNSWTPQNSGTQEWLTSVSFLDDSIGMAAGNKGVILRTGDAGQTWENISPRNISIDFTDLFLQRGRNKNAGFSNVFVTAVGFGGSIFYSSDGGSNWTQQYSPFNGQIWGMHMRDSVNGWLVGEVGTILRSDGENMSVGIEELTGLPSSFSLLGQNYPNPVSMDQTRIPFSIPTKSFVSLRIYDLQGKELYRLIDQDMQAGEYEYDWEVPPLSPGIYLYQLRVNEKAFIQKMIIK; the protein is encoded by the coding sequence ATGAAACGAATAGCTTACCTCTGCATCAGTTTTCTACTTACATATTCTTTCTCCTTACCAGCCCAACAAAACTGGCGTTGGCAAAACCCTTTTCCCTCAGGCAATCGAATCAATGACAGTGAAAGTCCTTCTAAAGATGTCATTATGATGGTGGGTGATGCCGGCACTGTTTTAAAAAGTACAGATGGAGGACAGAGTTGGAAAAGGATCAATACAGGCATACGGGGGAATCTGCTTGCCATAGCTTCCTTTGGCCCGGATACCGCTTATGCAGTTGGGGCAGATGGAGTTATTATTAAAACTACGGATTGCGGAGAAAGCTGGAGAAAACTCATAAGTGGAAGAGGGGAAGATCTCAATGGGGTAGATATTCTGACCAAAGACATCATCATTGCTGTTGGAGATTCAGGAACAATTCTGCGTTCATTTGATGGGGGCGAAAATTGGGCTTATCAGCCCTTTCCTGGCTTAGGCTCCAATCTCAATGATGTCTTTTTTCCAAGCCCTGACTTTGGGATGATCGTCGGAGATTCCTTTCCGCCATTTGGTGGGCCTCCTATCATAACGACTTCAGACTCAGGTATAAGTTTTAGCCCCTTTGGACAAGATCCCAATCTTGCCAATTTCTCCTTCAATTCGGTTTTTATTCCGAAAAAAAATCCTGCGAAAGCTGTCCTCGTCGGAAATCGAGGCACGATCGTCAGCACCACCAATGGCGGGAGCAGCTGGAATACCCCCATTTTCCCTGTAACTGTAGCTCTAAAAGATGTCTGGTTCTTCACAGATGATGATGGATTTGCTACGGGACCAGGAGGGGTACTCCTGAGGACCAATAATTGCGGAGACAGCTGGACCCAAATCGTCAGCCCCATCAATAGAGATATTAATACAGTAATTTTCCCTGATAGTACGAGGGGATACTTTGGCGGAGGTTTTGGAGGCATGTTTAGAACAGATGATGGCGGCACAACTTTTAGTACGCTCCAAAATGGATTCTTTCCCCAACTCAATGATGTCGCCTTTCTGGATGATTCTTTTGGAATCGCCGTCGGAAGGTTTGGATCTATTCTTCGTACTTCAGATGGAGGAGAAGCCTGGAATTCCATCAATGCGGGAACGATCGATCCTTTTGAAGCAATCGGTACTACCGAGAATTCTCCAACAACCCAATTCTGGGCAGCTGGAGGAACATTTGGAGATTCAGCCCGTATTTTTTTATCCTCTGATAGTGGCTTAAGCTGGACTCCTCAACCTATTCCCTCCCCTTTCAAATTATTCGGCATTACCTTTTCCGATTCTCTCAATGGGACAGCTGTTGGATTAAATGGGATAATCTACTGTACCAAAAATGGTGGCAAGAACTGGAGCAAAAAGAATAGCAATGTCAATGAATGGCTGCTGGATGTAAGCATGCCCAATGACTCCTGTGCTTTTGTTGTGGGAGGAATAGGAAGAATTTTGAGAACTAAAGACTCAGGCAATAGCTGGACTCCTCAAAATAGCGGCACCCAGGAATGGCTGACTTCCGTCTCATTTCTGGATGATAGTATAGGTATGGCAGCGGGGAATAAAGGCGTGATTCTCCGTACAGGGGATGCAGGTCAGACCTGGGAAAATATTTCACCCAGAAATATTAGCATAGATTTCACCGACCTATTTCTCCAGCGAGGTCGAAATAAAAATGCAGGTTTCTCTAATGTCTTTGTAACAGCCGTTGGATTTGGCGGAAGCATTTTCTACTCTTCGGACGGAGGAAGCAACTGGACACAACAATACAGCCCCTTTAATGGACAAATTTGGGGCATGCATATGAGAGATTCTGTAAATGGCTGGCTGGTCGGAGAAGTTGGAACGATCTTACGAAGCGATGGAGAAAATATGAGTGTAGGGATTGAAGAGTTGACAGGCTTGCCCTCTTCCTTTAGCTTATTAGGCCAAAATTATCCAAATCCAGTCTCAATGGACCAGACGAGGATTCCTTTTAGCATACCCACTAAATCCTTTGTTTCCTTAAGAATTTATGATCTACAGGGAAAAGAATTATATCGATTAATTGATCAGGATATGCAGGCAGGCGAATATGAATATGATTGGGAAGTCCCACCACTCAGTCCCGGAATATACCTCTATCAATTACGGGTGAATGAAAAAGCATTTATTCAGAAAATGATCATAAAGTGA
- the prs gene encoding ribose-phosphate diphosphokinase: protein MHLNLSQNFSPFQDQQTSLLDFDALTFSGGEPHIKIHAPLSMKESVLISQRVNSFEDFGLLLMAIDALKRMDVAAIDLFIPYFPGARQDRVMIRGEALSVKVYADILNSLQLNRIIIFDPHSEVTPALIDNCKSIDNSSFVQEVLNRIKEEVILIAPDAGASKKIHKLAAKLGGLTVVECSKKRDPRTGKLSDFIVYAEDLQNKACLIVDDICDGGGTFLGLAEKLREKQAANLYLAVSHGIFSRGLAPLKTQFKQVFTTNSIRDFQEGPFLQQIKLSF from the coding sequence ATGCATTTAAATCTATCTCAAAACTTTAGTCCCTTTCAGGATCAACAAACAAGTTTACTTGATTTTGATGCCCTGACCTTCTCTGGAGGTGAACCTCACATAAAAATCCATGCTCCCCTTTCGATGAAAGAATCGGTATTGATCAGTCAGCGAGTCAATTCCTTTGAGGATTTTGGTCTATTGCTTATGGCCATCGATGCCCTGAAAAGAATGGATGTAGCTGCCATCGACCTCTTCATTCCCTATTTTCCAGGGGCAAGGCAAGACCGAGTGATGATCAGGGGGGAAGCCCTTTCTGTAAAAGTCTATGCAGACATCCTCAATTCTCTACAGCTCAACCGTATCATCATTTTCGATCCTCATTCAGAGGTTACACCAGCCTTGATCGACAATTGTAAAAGCATAGACAATAGTTCCTTTGTTCAGGAAGTCCTGAATAGAATCAAGGAAGAGGTCATCCTTATTGCTCCGGACGCTGGAGCCTCAAAAAAAATTCACAAACTGGCGGCAAAACTGGGAGGATTGACCGTAGTCGAATGCTCCAAGAAAAGAGATCCACGCACGGGTAAATTATCGGACTTCATCGTTTATGCTGAAGATCTCCAGAACAAAGCCTGTCTAATCGTTGATGACATTTGCGACGGAGGGGGCACCTTCCTCGGCCTGGCCGAAAAGCTTAGAGAAAAACAGGCAGCTAATCTCTATCTCGCAGTTTCTCACGGAATTTTCAGCAGAGGTCTTGCTCCCTTGAAAACACAATTCAAACAAGTCTTTACCACCAACTCTATCCGAGACTTTCAGGAAGGCCCTTTTCTACAACAAATCAAGCTATCATTTTAA
- a CDS encoding mechanosensitive ion channel — MDQFRSFVEYVLISYEGYELKVAQVLWVIGIVLGTWILLRFGKWFMKGRFLLVRKLAASSKARHRGLWAYRIFLVGGAILLGLDVLGIKLSELLNFTVLPLGNEKSIRVGNVIFGIVLLLLTRYLVTNFHRFFIEQGKAKRLTMDQGRRMAIYQIFQYLAYLLAVIVIISSLDVDLRAILVGSAALFVGLGLALQNTFADILSGVLILFDGTIEVGDWLVIKGRNIEGEVKEIRLRTTIIETLDSSSIIVPNRMFSDSDILNWSYNDRETRFSVDVGVAYGSNLQQVRKVLKSCAENHGRVMKNPEPKVLFINFGESSLDFQLVYWLEDFKDHQSVESDIRFMIDSDFRRNNITIPFPQRDLHIITDATLPEELIEVQEEEERKIP; from the coding sequence ATGGATCAATTCAGATCATTTGTGGAGTATGTACTCATTAGCTATGAAGGCTATGAACTCAAAGTTGCGCAAGTACTTTGGGTGATTGGGATCGTATTGGGTACCTGGATTTTGCTGCGGTTTGGGAAATGGTTTATGAAAGGGCGTTTTCTGCTGGTTCGGAAACTGGCAGCTTCCTCAAAGGCAAGGCATAGAGGATTGTGGGCTTATCGCATTTTTCTGGTTGGGGGAGCGATTTTATTAGGCTTAGATGTCTTGGGGATTAAACTCAGCGAATTGCTGAATTTTACGGTACTACCTCTGGGAAATGAGAAAAGTATTCGGGTCGGGAATGTGATCTTCGGGATAGTTCTCCTTTTACTCACCCGTTATCTGGTTACTAATTTCCATCGCTTTTTTATTGAGCAAGGGAAAGCAAAACGCCTGACCATGGATCAGGGACGACGGATGGCCATCTATCAGATTTTCCAATACCTGGCTTACCTTCTGGCAGTAATCGTTATTATTTCCTCTTTGGATGTGGACCTGAGAGCGATCCTTGTGGGCTCCGCTGCCTTGTTTGTGGGTTTGGGTCTGGCCTTGCAAAATACGTTTGCAGATATCCTGAGTGGGGTCTTGATCCTGTTTGATGGAACCATAGAGGTAGGAGATTGGCTAGTGATTAAAGGAAGAAATATAGAAGGAGAAGTAAAGGAAATCCGCTTGCGAACTACTATAATAGAAACCCTGGATTCTTCCAGTATCATTGTTCCCAATCGCATGTTTTCCGATTCTGATATCCTCAACTGGAGTTATAATGATAGAGAAACGCGTTTTTCAGTTGATGTAGGAGTGGCTTATGGATCTAATCTACAGCAGGTTCGAAAAGTTCTGAAATCCTGTGCCGAAAATCATGGACGGGTCATGAAAAACCCGGAACCCAAAGTTCTATTTATCAATTTTGGAGAATCTTCTCTGGATTTCCAATTGGTCTATTGGCTGGAGGATTTCAAGGACCATCAAAGCGTCGAAAGTGATATCCGCTTTATGATCGATTCTGATTTCCGCAGGAACAACATAACGATACCTTTTCCACAAAGAGACCTTCATATCATTACCGATGCGACTTTGCCGGAGGAATTGATAGAGGTGCAGGAAGAGGAAGAGCGGAAGATTCCGTAA
- a CDS encoding DUF1905 domain-containing protein codes for MKKSFKAVLNKFNSPLWGFHCMVPEEVSEFFLGKDIKRLVCQINEEHEFSCALMPKGDGRYFININKEIRTKFHLEIGDSIEMELWPDESKYGLPMPEEMEVLLQQDPEADKLFHALTPGKQRSLLFMIGKPKTSAIRLNKALAITEYLKGARGKVDFKEMNEFIRRFRKI; via the coding sequence ATGAAAAAGTCTTTCAAAGCGGTGCTCAACAAATTTAATTCTCCCTTGTGGGGATTTCACTGTATGGTTCCAGAGGAGGTGAGTGAATTTTTTCTGGGGAAAGACATCAAACGATTGGTCTGCCAAATCAATGAGGAGCATGAATTTTCCTGTGCTCTTATGCCTAAAGGAGACGGACGCTATTTCATCAATATTAATAAAGAAATCCGCACAAAATTCCACTTAGAAATTGGAGACAGCATCGAGATGGAGCTTTGGCCCGATGAAAGCAAATACGGACTGCCCATGCCGGAAGAGATGGAGGTTTTGCTCCAGCAAGATCCTGAGGCTGATAAACTTTTTCATGCCTTGACTCCGGGAAAACAAAGAAGTCTGCTCTTCATGATCGGAAAACCTAAAACTTCGGCGATTCGACTCAATAAGGCTTTGGCGATTACGGAGTACCTGAAAGGCGCTCGTGGAAAGGTGGATTTTAAGGAGATGAATGAATTTATTCGAAGGTTTCGGAAGATCTGA
- a CDS encoding nicotinate phosphoribosyltransferase, translating to MNPLTLTDGYKLDHRRQYPAQTEVVYSNWTARKSRRNDIQEVVFFGLQYFIKKYLLEEFEQNFFKKPKHEILYTYARRVNNYLGENQVGIEHIGALHDLGYLPICIKALPEGSSVPVKVPMFVLYNTLPEFFWLTNYFETLLSTTVWLPCTSATLAKKYREILDRYAAETSSIPEFVDWQGHDFSMRGMAGLEAAMMSAAGHLLSFTGTDTLPAIDFLESYYQADSDLDIVGGSIAATEHSVMSMGSHAGEMETFRRLITEVYPGGMVSVVSDTWDLWKVLDEYLPALKTEVLAREGKLVIRPDSGDPADILCGDPQASRESEMKGVIERLWDIFGGTVNEKGFKELDPHIGAIYGDSITLERAEHICARLKAKGFASTNVVLGIGSFTYQYNTRDTFGFAMKATYGEVEGKGREIFKDPVTDNGTKKSAKGLLRVEETEEGFILKEQVSWKEEGGAMRKVFEDGKLLLDEKLSDIRDRLKNKKKVTS from the coding sequence ATGAATCCACTTACGCTTACAGACGGATATAAACTCGATCACAGAAGACAATACCCTGCTCAAACGGAAGTTGTTTATTCAAACTGGACGGCAAGAAAAAGCCGTAGGAATGATATACAGGAAGTCGTATTCTTTGGCCTGCAATACTTCATCAAAAAATATTTGCTCGAAGAATTTGAACAAAATTTCTTCAAAAAACCTAAGCATGAAATTCTGTATACCTATGCCAGAAGGGTAAACAACTACCTGGGCGAAAATCAGGTAGGCATAGAACACATAGGAGCACTACACGATCTGGGATACCTCCCGATCTGCATCAAAGCTTTGCCAGAAGGCAGCTCTGTTCCTGTCAAAGTTCCCATGTTTGTGCTCTACAATACTTTGCCAGAGTTTTTCTGGCTGACCAATTATTTCGAGACTTTGCTTTCTACAACCGTATGGTTGCCCTGTACTTCTGCTACCCTAGCCAAAAAATATCGGGAGATACTCGATCGCTATGCAGCCGAGACTTCTTCCATCCCCGAATTTGTCGATTGGCAGGGACATGACTTCTCCATGCGAGGCATGGCAGGCCTGGAAGCAGCCATGATGAGTGCCGCGGGCCATCTTCTATCCTTTACAGGAACTGATACCCTGCCAGCCATAGATTTTTTGGAGAGCTATTATCAGGCTGACAGTGATTTGGATATCGTCGGAGGGTCCATAGCTGCGACAGAACACTCTGTAATGTCAATGGGAAGTCATGCCGGCGAGATGGAAACATTCAGGCGACTGATCACAGAGGTATATCCCGGAGGTATGGTATCCGTGGTTTCTGATACCTGGGATTTATGGAAGGTATTGGACGAATATTTACCTGCCCTAAAAACGGAAGTCCTGGCGAGAGAGGGAAAATTGGTCATACGTCCGGATAGCGGAGATCCTGCTGACATCCTGTGTGGCGATCCTCAGGCTAGTCGCGAAAGTGAAATGAAAGGCGTGATTGAAAGGCTTTGGGACATTTTCGGAGGGACTGTAAATGAGAAAGGCTTCAAAGAACTCGATCCTCATATTGGGGCTATCTATGGAGACTCTATTACCCTGGAGCGGGCAGAGCATATTTGCGCCCGACTCAAAGCCAAAGGATTTGCATCAACCAATGTAGTATTGGGTATCGGCTCTTTCACCTACCAATACAATACTCGCGATACTTTTGGATTTGCCATGAAGGCTACCTATGGGGAGGTTGAAGGGAAAGGAAGAGAAATTTTCAAAGATCCTGTTACCGACAATGGAACCAAGAAATCTGCAAAAGGACTTCTACGAGTTGAAGAGACTGAGGAAGGTTTTATCCTGAAAGAACAAGTGAGCTGGAAAGAAGAAGGAGGAGCGATGCGCAAAGTCTTTGAGGATGGGAAGCTTTTGTTGGATGAAAAACTCTCCGATATCCGCGACAGGCTCAAAAACAAAAAGAAAGTCACCAGCTAA